Proteins from one Arcobacter sp. F155 genomic window:
- the murI gene encoding glutamate racemase: MKVGVFDSGLGGLTVVQAIANSLKGIEVFYIADTLFAPYGEKTKEQILKHSLDITNYLIKTHKIDALIVACNTATSAAIINLREEFPNLIVIGTEPGVKPAMQTTESKSIGVLATPATLSGEKYQKLLKDLSLEHEVMVYDQACKGLVEQIENGKVSHVDTHKMLTTWLEPMKEKSVDTIVLGCTHYPLVSDLIKEIMGANIKLIETGSAIARRLESLTSNNIKNKETRIKVFYTGEIKKDMINMILENWEDGGKIMVREVHE; this comes from the coding sequence AGGTTTTTTATATTGCAGATACATTGTTTGCCCCTTATGGAGAAAAAACAAAAGAACAAATTTTAAAGCATAGTTTAGATATTACAAATTATTTAATAAAAACACATAAAATAGATGCTTTAATTGTAGCGTGTAACACAGCAACATCAGCAGCAATTATAAATTTAAGAGAAGAGTTTCCTAATTTAATTGTAATAGGAACAGAACCTGGTGTAAAACCAGCAATGCAAACAACTGAATCTAAAAGTATAGGAGTTCTAGCAACACCTGCTACTTTAAGTGGTGAAAAGTATCAAAAGCTTTTAAAGGATTTATCTTTAGAGCATGAAGTTATGGTTTATGACCAAGCTTGTAAAGGTTTAGTTGAACAAATAGAAAACGGAAAAGTTTCCCATGTAGATACACATAAGATGTTAACTACTTGGTTAGAACCTATGAAAGAAAAAAGTGTAGATACTATAGTTTTAGGTTGTACTCATTATCCTTTAGTTAGTGATTTAATAAAAGAGATTATGGGAGCAAATATAAAATTAATTGAGACAGGTTCTGCTATTGCAAGAAGATTAGAGAGTTTGACTTCTAATAATATAAAAAATAAAGAAACAAGAATAAAAGTTTTCTACACAGGTGAAATAAAAAAAGATATGATTAATATGATTTTAGAAAATTGGGAAGATGGTGGAAAAATAATGGTAAGGGAAGTACATGAGTAA
- a CDS encoding DNA polymerase III subunit gamma/tau — protein MSNNEIEKKVLALKYRPKRFEDLVGQTTISQTLSLALDSNRLSHAYLFSGLRGSGKTSTARIMAKALLCSNGPTSKPCEVCENCQSANANRHLDVIEMDAASNRGIDDIKDLIEHTKYKPSSARFKVFIIDEVHMLTTQAFNALLKTLEEPPGFVKFILATTDPLKLPATILSRTQHFRFNKIANTDVLHHLSHILNEENIEFETAAIDIISRSGQGSLRDTLTLLDQAIIFSKGKITVAAVVDMLGLIEPELMDKIFDVILKKGDVRDLVKELENYEVSQVCDEMTIYLRQKMLDKDAKFDLLLFDRFFRILSDAKHLLALNSDGSFVLILSLLKMIEATNLKTIDDIINQVEEVEVKPMMKEAISVQKVVEHANNDINHAYDDKPVQLNEQYHQNQRTANAQNDISLDSIDAIETVKPIETVEKAAVQEAVPFEQEPTQEVVQVKEEPVQESTQIQEPVAQTTLEKEPEVQEDSFATPFDEFATPFDEPSTEQTKEEVISSETSTVSETTQVETPVVQEEPSSSPFENSTPFEATSEPVQAQESVNQSEVQTENVQVEQPLEPVQIAQEEPVVEAYDPNKDVYEKLINKVYERDVQLGELFEHNFIYKSFEDNKLQISSYAQGEDRKFLLKHYGVIKIFIYDIFGENTEIEFIKEDPSTRGA, from the coding sequence ATGAGTAATAATGAAATTGAAAAAAAAGTTTTAGCATTAAAATATAGACCAAAAAGATTTGAAGATTTAGTTGGGCAAACAACAATTTCACAAACTCTTTCATTGGCATTAGACTCAAACAGATTATCTCATGCTTACCTTTTTAGTGGATTAAGAGGAAGTGGTAAAACTTCAACTGCAAGAATTATGGCAAAAGCGCTTCTTTGCTCAAATGGACCTACATCAAAGCCATGTGAAGTATGTGAAAACTGTCAAAGTGCAAATGCAAATAGACACCTAGATGTTATAGAGATGGATGCTGCTTCAAATAGAGGTATTGATGATATTAAAGATTTAATTGAGCACACAAAATACAAACCAAGCAGTGCTAGATTTAAAGTGTTTATTATCGATGAGGTTCATATGCTTACTACACAAGCATTTAATGCCTTACTTAAAACACTTGAAGAACCTCCTGGTTTTGTAAAGTTTATTCTTGCAACTACTGACCCACTAAAACTTCCAGCAACTATTTTAAGCCGTACTCAACACTTTAGATTTAATAAAATTGCAAATACTGATGTACTTCATCACTTATCACATATTTTAAATGAAGAGAATATTGAGTTTGAAACTGCTGCAATTGATATTATTTCAAGAAGTGGACAAGGAAGTTTAAGGGATACTCTAACTTTACTTGACCAAGCTATTATTTTCTCAAAGGGAAAAATAACAGTAGCAGCTGTAGTTGATATGTTAGGTCTTATTGAACCAGAACTTATGGATAAGATTTTTGATGTAATATTAAAAAAAGGTGATGTAAGAGACTTAGTTAAAGAGCTTGAGAATTATGAGGTTTCTCAAGTTTGTGATGAGATGACAATTTATCTTAGACAGAAGATGCTTGATAAAGATGCAAAATTTGATTTACTTCTTTTTGATAGATTCTTTAGAATATTAAGTGACGCAAAACATTTACTAGCTTTAAATTCAGATGGATCTTTTGTTCTTATTTTAAGTCTTCTAAAAATGATTGAAGCAACAAACCTAAAAACTATTGATGATATTATCAATCAAGTTGAAGAAGTAGAAGTTAAGCCTATGATGAAAGAGGCGATATCAGTTCAAAAAGTTGTAGAGCATGCAAACAATGATATTAATCATGCCTATGATGATAAGCCAGTACAGTTAAATGAACAATATCATCAAAACCAACGTACTGCAAATGCACAAAATGATATCTCTTTAGATAGTATTGATGCAATTGAGACTGTAAAACCTATAGAAACTGTAGAGAAAGCAGCTGTTCAAGAAGCAGTTCCTTTTGAACAAGAACCTACACAAGAAGTAGTTCAAGTAAAAGAAGAACCAGTACAAGAATCAACTCAAATTCAAGAACCAGTAGCTCAAACTACTTTAGAAAAAGAACCAGAGGTGCAAGAAGATAGTTTTGCTACTCCTTTTGATGAGTTTGCAACACCATTTGATGAACCAAGTACTGAACAAACAAAAGAAGAGGTGATTTCTTCTGAAACTTCAACTGTGTCTGAGACTACACAAGTTGAAACACCAGTTGTACAAGAAGAGCCTTCTTCTAGTCCATTTGAAAATAGTACACCTTTTGAAGCTACCTCTGAACCTGTTCAAGCTCAAGAGTCAGTAAACCAAAGTGAAGTACAAACTGAAAATGTACAAGTAGAACAGCCTCTTGAACCTGTACAAATAGCCCAAGAAGAACCTGTTGTTGAAGCCTATGACCCAAACAAAGATGTGTATGAAAAACTTATCAATAAAGTTTATGAAAGAGATGTTCAATTAGGAGAACTTTTTGAGCATAATTTTATCTATAAATCATTTGAAGATAATAAACTTCAAATAAGCTCTTATGCACAAGGGGAAGATAGAAAATTCTTACTTAAACATTATGGTGTAATCAAAATATTCATTTATGATATTTTCGGTGAAAATACAGAGATTGAATTTATAAAGGAAGACCCCTCCACAAGAGGAGCCTAA
- a CDS encoding thioredoxin domain-containing protein: MILKLLLPIFLLATYLSADKIEDQILEFEKKRFSQNPRVEVDDLSIFMKKELAQKGWYGFIVDIKATMAGNKVNAKDIVFSNGEVISSELFDLKTGKSLKDVMTPKLTEKYYDKKRLIAGNHNAKDKIVVFSDPLCPFCMDYVPDVIKHVKKYEDKIALYYYHFPLLAIHPAAAPLVKLMAKAKHDGIKDIEQKVYSVFWDEKFSSKVKDETIVIDVFNKVFKTSYTKEDINSKKINEEIFEDVSMGENVLVQGTPTVFINGEQDKSKLKYEELGK; encoded by the coding sequence ATGATTTTAAAACTACTGCTTCCAATATTTTTATTGGCAACTTATTTAAGTGCTGATAAAATTGAAGACCAAATATTAGAGTTTGAAAAGAAAAGATTTTCTCAAAACCCTAGAGTAGAGGTTGATGATTTATCAATTTTTATGAAAAAAGAGTTAGCTCAAAAGGGTTGGTACGGTTTTATTGTTGATATTAAAGCAACAATGGCTGGAAATAAAGTAAATGCTAAAGATATAGTATTTTCAAATGGAGAAGTTATCTCATCTGAGTTATTTGACTTAAAAACAGGAAAATCACTAAAAGATGTAATGACTCCTAAATTAACTGAGAAATATTATGATAAGAAAAGATTAATTGCAGGAAATCATAATGCAAAAGATAAGATTGTAGTCTTCTCTGACCCTTTATGTCCTTTTTGTATGGATTATGTGCCAGATGTAATTAAGCATGTTAAAAAATATGAAGATAAAATAGCATTATACTATTATCATTTTCCTCTTTTAGCTATTCATCCAGCAGCAGCTCCTTTAGTAAAACTAATGGCTAAAGCAAAGCATGATGGAATAAAAGATATTGAGCAAAAAGTATATTCAGTATTTTGGGATGAAAAGTTTTCATCAAAAGTAAAAGATGAAACTATTGTAATTGATGTATTTAATAAAGTGTTTAAAACATCATATACAAAAGAAGATATAAACAGCAAAAAAATAAATGAAGAAATCTTTGAAGATGTATCTATGGGTGAAAATGTTTTAGTTCAAGGTACACCAACTGTTTTTATTAATGGTGAACAAGATAAATCTAAATTAAAATATGAAGAGTTAGGAAAATAA
- the hemC gene encoding hydroxymethylbilane synthase, producing MKKIVIATRSSNLALWQSEYIKAQLNEHYPDLEVELKSFSTKADKILDVPLAKIGGKGLFTKELEIALLNKEADIAVHSLKDVPVEFEDGFVLAALSKRFDPRDALLSEKYASIQELPENAVVGTTSLRRRLEIKLLRPDIVLKDLRGNINTRIGKLKAGEYDAIILAATGVQKLKIEDEVKHFNPISTEDMIPSMGQATLGIETLDNPELVELLSVLHDKNAEIESTIERDFVRTLEGGCQVPIGIKATIIDENSVDVRAIVGMPDGSEYIQEDIVADINEYKTIGKTLAQTFIDQGAKELLARAEKVAFA from the coding sequence ATGAAGAAAATAGTAATAGCAACAAGAAGTAGTAATTTAGCATTATGGCAAAGTGAATATATCAAAGCACAATTAAATGAGCACTATCCAGACTTAGAAGTTGAGTTAAAATCATTTTCTACAAAAGCAGATAAGATTTTAGATGTTCCTTTAGCAAAAATTGGTGGTAAAGGTTTATTTACAAAAGAGTTAGAGATAGCACTTTTAAATAAAGAAGCTGATATTGCTGTTCACTCTTTAAAAGATGTTCCAGTTGAGTTTGAAGATGGTTTTGTATTAGCTGCACTTTCTAAAAGGTTTGACCCAAGAGATGCACTTTTAAGTGAAAAGTATGCAAGTATTCAAGAACTACCTGAAAATGCAGTTGTAGGAACTACAAGTTTAAGAAGAAGACTTGAAATTAAACTATTAAGACCTGATATTGTTTTAAAAGACTTAAGAGGAAATATTAATACTAGAATAGGAAAACTAAAAGCTGGTGAGTATGATGCTATTATTTTAGCTGCAACAGGTGTTCAAAAACTTAAAATTGAAGATGAAGTTAAACACTTTAATCCTATTTCAACAGAAGATATGATTCCATCAATGGGACAAGCAACTTTAGGAATTGAAACTTTAGATAATCCAGAGTTAGTTGAGTTATTATCTGTATTACATGATAAAAACGCAGAAATTGAATCTACAATTGAAAGAGATTTTGTTAGAACATTAGAAGGTGGTTGTCAAGTTCCTATTGGAATTAAAGCAACTATTATTGATGAAAACTCTGTTGATGTTAGAGCAATTGTTGGTATGCCAGATGGAAGTGAATATATTCAAGAAGATATTGTTGCAGATATTAATGAATATAAAACAATTGGTAAAACTTTAGCTCAAACTTTTATTGACCAAGGTGCAAAAGAGTTACTAGCGCGAGCAGAAAAAGTAGCATTTGCATAG
- a CDS encoding hydrolase produces the protein MRIKPENSIFVQVDIQEKLFPHISNNEELEKNLQILIKGLKLHEVPVIVNEQYKKGIGETIPSIQELTKDYPHFEKTTFSCCGNEDGLNAIKASGRDTVILAGIETHVCVLQTAIDLLEEGFKVVLVTDCVNSRKEKDKEMAITRLVQAGAIPTTYESLLFELTVNAKHPVFKEISKLVK, from the coding sequence ATGAGAATAAAACCAGAAAATTCAATCTTTGTACAAGTAGATATCCAAGAAAAACTATTCCCACATATTTCAAATAATGAAGAGTTAGAAAAGAACTTACAGATTTTAATCAAAGGATTAAAATTGCATGAAGTTCCTGTTATTGTAAATGAACAATATAAAAAAGGTATTGGTGAAACAATTCCTAGTATTCAAGAACTAACAAAAGATTATCCTCACTTTGAAAAAACAACATTCTCTTGTTGTGGAAATGAAGATGGATTAAATGCAATTAAAGCAAGTGGTAGAGATACTGTTATTTTAGCAGGTATTGAAACTCATGTTTGTGTTTTACAAACGGCAATTGATTTATTAGAAGAGGGCTTTAAAGTTGTATTAGTAACTGATTGTGTTAACTCAAGAAAAGAGAAAGATAAAGAGATGGCAATAACTAGACTTGTTCAAGCAGGTGCTATTCCAACTACTTATGAATCACTATTATTTGAGCTAACAGTAAACGCTAAACACCCTGTATTTAAAGAAATATCAAAACTTGTAAAGTAG
- a CDS encoding substrate-binding domain-containing protein, whose amino-acid sequence MKYLPKILLLLFMLTALNATNSEYYQVKEYLEKNKQEYKYNEFKRTVKENAQALEKKNKKIKVVLVYPANQISDYWRKSKISFEKRLKELNIDYELIEFFSKPAIEIKEQSKHLMKALKLNPDYLIFTLDANKHKKFIERIISKRKTKLILQNITTPIKAWGERQPFIYVGFDHYKGSKLLADYYIKQTNGKGNYAVLYGSKGYVSFMRGNKFVDYIRKNSELKVIHEYYTDVNKEKAKNATLDLLNRDSNIKFIYACTTDIAMGAIEALKEKNLLGKIKVNGWGGGFKELEAIEKGELDITVMRMNDDNGVAMAEAIKFDISNQSYKVPTIYSGEFALVDKNIDKTELENLRNIAFRYTKDD is encoded by the coding sequence ATGAAATATCTTCCAAAAATTTTATTACTTTTATTTATGCTTACTGCTTTAAATGCAACTAATAGTGAGTATTATCAAGTTAAAGAATATCTAGAAAAAAATAAACAAGAATACAAATACAATGAGTTTAAAAGAACTGTAAAAGAGAATGCACAGGCTTTAGAAAAAAAGAATAAAAAAATAAAAGTTGTACTTGTGTATCCTGCAAATCAGATTTCTGATTATTGGAGAAAAAGTAAAATCTCTTTTGAGAAAAGATTAAAAGAGTTAAATATAGATTATGAACTAATTGAGTTCTTTTCAAAACCTGCAATTGAAATTAAAGAGCAATCAAAACACTTAATGAAAGCATTAAAACTAAATCCTGACTATCTTATTTTTACCCTTGATGCTAATAAACATAAAAAGTTTATAGAAAGAATTATTAGCAAAAGAAAAACAAAACTTATTTTACAGAATATAACAACTCCTATAAAAGCATGGGGAGAGAGACAACCTTTTATTTATGTTGGTTTTGACCATTATAAGGGAAGTAAACTTTTAGCAGACTATTATATAAAACAGACAAATGGAAAAGGAAATTATGCTGTTTTATATGGTTCAAAAGGGTATGTTAGTTTTATGAGGGGAAATAAATTCGTAGACTATATTAGGAAAAACTCTGAATTGAAAGTAATACATGAATACTATACTGATGTAAATAAAGAGAAAGCAAAAAATGCAACACTCGATTTACTTAATAGAGATAGTAATATAAAGTTTATCTATGCTTGTACAACTGATATTGCAATGGGAGCAATAGAAGCATTAAAAGAGAAAAATTTATTAGGTAAAATAAAAGTAAATGGCTGGGGTGGAGGCTTTAAAGAGTTAGAAGCTATCGAAAAAGGTGAGCTTGATATAACTGTTATGAGAATGAATGATGATAATGGTGTAGCAATGGCAGAAGCAATTAAGTTTGATATCTCTAATCAATCATATAAGGTTCCAACTATTTACTCAGGAGAGTTTGCTCTAGTAGATAAAAACATAGATAAAACTGAGTTGGAGAATTTAAGAAATATAGCTTTTAGGTATACAAAAGATGATTAA
- a CDS encoding PAS domain-containing protein, whose amino-acid sequence MIKKKKFSLTLINSLSIIIFLIVVSFGISIWAYFSTEKVLNHNLKQYFNQTKNLTKIIVSNEKKSLDEITFKISKILSKVDESENSIERLISDSISTDQVDLLYLEKDKEIIDFSNSLFDTDYIIKQISKKRVKEGNIFLIIENKGEKFLILLSSKKIINQETGRVNAKLYAGKIINDNFSIVSNIKENASLVDVFVYHDDYLVATTAKNELTNIESLKNKEIIKNNDKIYFNERVDISNNDFINVIYIINNSSISLLKNDFMKAGILLLLFVVVSFTILYIFTNRYFIEPFSKLLNFAKESKDNKLVIYEQSNILEFDNFAVNLKDIIDELRDLKEQYARAIEGVQDGLWDLDLVNDSAYYSRRYLEMLGYNSLDEVDDIKNFWKKSVHPADYKNTLKKLAKHLRGETSFYQDHYRFRCKDGSYRWLRIRGKVFFDIEGKPIRMTGFHTDVDEIIRLQKDNKKKEQMIYQQSKLASMGEMIGNIAHQWRQPLNVISTISSSQIMQIELKIDKKEETVRDLEKIVDTVQYLSTIIDKFRNFFNPNKELETFNLEDIIKENIEIFETSYKSHGIYLHTDLTPVNIKGYKFELMQVVINLINNAKDAIQANLKPENKKYIFMKNYIEDDKVIIKVSDNAGGIKEKIKEKIYEPYFTTKHKSQGTGLGLYMSSEIIKKHFNGQIYNETIVYEYEKGKYKGEEFTIVIPINVNQ is encoded by the coding sequence ATGATTAAGAAAAAGAAATTTTCCCTTACCTTAATAAATAGTTTATCTATTATAATATTTTTAATAGTTGTATCTTTTGGTATTTCTATTTGGGCATACTTTTCTACAGAAAAAGTACTAAATCACAATTTAAAACAGTACTTTAATCAAACAAAAAATCTAACAAAAATAATAGTATCAAATGAGAAAAAAAGTCTTGATGAGATTACTTTTAAAATAAGTAAGATTCTTTCAAAAGTAGATGAAAGTGAAAACTCTATAGAGAGATTAATAAGTGATTCAATATCTACTGATCAAGTAGATTTACTCTATTTAGAAAAGGATAAAGAGATTATTGATTTTAGTAACTCTTTATTTGATACAGATTATATAATTAAACAAATAAGTAAAAAAAGAGTAAAAGAAGGAAATATCTTTTTAATCATAGAAAACAAAGGAGAGAAGTTTTTAATTCTTCTTAGTTCTAAAAAGATTATTAATCAAGAAACAGGAAGAGTAAATGCAAAACTTTATGCGGGGAAAATCATAAATGACAACTTCTCTATAGTTTCTAATATCAAAGAAAATGCCTCTTTAGTAGATGTGTTTGTTTACCATGATGATTATTTAGTAGCAACAACTGCAAAAAATGAATTAACAAATATAGAGAGTTTAAAAAACAAAGAGATTATAAAGAACAATGACAAGATATATTTCAATGAAAGAGTTGACATTAGCAATAATGACTTTATAAATGTAATATATATTATCAATAACTCTTCAATTTCATTATTGAAAAATGATTTTATGAAAGCTGGTATATTATTACTTCTTTTTGTTGTAGTCTCTTTTACAATTTTATATATCTTCACAAATAGATATTTTATAGAACCCTTCTCAAAACTTCTAAACTTTGCAAAAGAATCAAAAGACAATAAACTAGTGATTTATGAACAGAGCAATATTTTAGAGTTTGATAACTTTGCCGTGAATCTAAAAGATATTATTGATGAATTAAGAGATTTAAAAGAGCAATATGCAAGAGCTATTGAGGGAGTTCAAGATGGGCTTTGGGACTTAGATTTAGTAAATGATAGTGCATACTACTCTAGAAGATATTTAGAGATGTTAGGTTATAACTCTTTAGATGAGGTAGATGATATTAAAAACTTTTGGAAAAAGAGTGTTCATCCTGCTGATTATAAAAATACTTTAAAAAAACTAGCTAAACATCTAAGGGGAGAAACAAGCTTTTATCAAGACCATTATAGGTTTAGATGTAAAGATGGTTCTTATAGATGGCTAAGAATTAGAGGAAAAGTATTTTTTGATATAGAAGGAAAACCAATAAGAATGACAGGTTTTCATACGGATGTTGATGAAATTATTAGACTACAAAAAGATAATAAGAAAAAAGAACAAATGATTTACCAACAAAGTAAATTAGCCTCTATGGGTGAAATGATTGGTAATATTGCCCACCAATGGAGACAGCCTTTAAATGTAATTAGTACTATCTCTTCAAGTCAAATTATGCAAATAGAGCTTAAGATAGATAAAAAAGAAGAGACTGTAAGAGATTTAGAAAAAATAGTTGATACAGTTCAATATCTATCTACAATTATTGATAAGTTTAGAAACTTCTTTAACCCAAATAAAGAGCTTGAAACATTTAACTTAGAAGATATTATAAAAGAGAATATCGAAATCTTTGAAACTTCATATAAGTCACATGGAATATATCTACATACTGATTTAACACCAGTTAATATAAAAGGTTATAAGTTTGAACTAATGCAAGTAGTTATTAATCTTATTAACAATGCAAAAGATGCTATTCAAGCTAATTTAAAACCAGAAAATAAAAAGTATATCTTTATGAAAAATTATATCGAAGATGATAAGGTTATTATTAAAGTATCTGATAATGCAGGTGGAATTAAAGAGAAAATTAAAGAGAAGATTTATGAACCGTATTTTACTACAAAACATAAATCCCAAGGAACTGGTTTAGGTCTTTATATGTCTTCTGAGATTATAAAAAAGCATTTTAATGGGCAAATTTATAATGAAACAATTGTATATGAGTATGAAAAAGGAAAATACAAAGGTGAAGAGTTTACAATAGTAATACCTATTAATGTAAATCAATAG
- a CDS encoding NnrS family protein, whose product MQFSTSPKQQVIEQTWKEKFCSQAHQMFFVSAIFFSIFIMIMTLFSLMGKTSLEFSTIHGFGLNYAVFTNAFLGFLITVIPKYNAAPAIKESLYVKPWIIMQGGIFIGLLINSLVGKLIVALVMFYFAKIFYSTIKEGKAFIKEDSIYLNSIFIIGAVLLTIEALFSLNLSYLIFFAYLINMVYFVALRMIPGFYFTYTKINPWQKPKFIKPLSFVLITIVAIALQFDLKSLIIASSFLSFLFFTYVFIKLNMFKKTSAILQILVLGFAWFPLGFAGIFIESLVEGSILKLGLHIFALGFVTTLLIGFGSRVSLGHAIPAQPIVADELTKWLFVLTQVLVIARVAASILVLDNSTMFMNILHLSATIWILLFFVWTLKYGKYLLRI is encoded by the coding sequence ATGCAATTTTCAACTTCTCCCAAACAACAAGTTATAGAACAAACATGGAAAGAAAAATTTTGTTCACAAGCTCACCAAATGTTTTTTGTAAGTGCAATCTTTTTCTCTATCTTTATAATGATAATGACCCTATTTTCTTTGATGGGTAAAACATCTTTAGAGTTTTCTACTATTCATGGTTTTGGACTAAACTATGCAGTATTTACAAATGCTTTCTTAGGGTTTTTAATTACAGTTATTCCAAAATATAATGCAGCCCCTGCAATTAAAGAAAGCCTATATGTAAAGCCATGGATTATTATGCAAGGTGGTATTTTCATAGGCTTATTAATAAATTCATTAGTTGGAAAACTAATTGTTGCATTAGTGATGTTTTATTTTGCAAAGATTTTTTACTCAACTATAAAAGAAGGAAAAGCCTTTATCAAAGAGGATAGTATTTACTTAAACTCTATTTTTATTATAGGTGCTGTTCTTCTTACTATTGAAGCTTTATTTAGTCTAAATTTATCTTATTTAATCTTCTTTGCTTATTTAATAAATATGGTGTATTTTGTAGCTTTAAGAATGATTCCAGGGTTTTATTTTACCTATACAAAAATCAATCCATGGCAAAAACCTAAGTTTATTAAACCTTTATCTTTTGTACTTATCACAATTGTTGCTATTGCTTTACAGTTTGACTTAAAGTCTCTTATTATTGCTAGTTCATTTTTATCATTTTTATTTTTTACATATGTATTTATTAAACTTAATATGTTTAAAAAGACAAGTGCCATTTTACAGATTTTAGTACTAGGTTTTGCATGGTTTCCATTAGGTTTTGCAGGAATATTTATAGAATCACTAGTAGAAGGTTCTATTTTAAAATTAGGACTTCATATTTTTGCCCTTGGGTTTGTGACAACTTTATTAATTGGGTTTGGAAGTAGAGTTAGCTTAGGTCATGCAATTCCTGCTCAACCTATTGTTGCAGATGAACTTACTAAATGGCTTTTTGTATTAACACAAGTTTTAGTTATAGCAAGAGTTGCTGCTTCTATTTTAGTATTAGATAACTCAACTATGTTTATGAATATCTTACACTTAAGTGCAACTATTTGGATACTTTTATTTTTTGTTTGGACTTTAAAATATGGGAAATATCTACTTAGAATTTAA
- the prpF gene encoding 2-methylaconitate cis-trans isomerase PrpF: protein MSYQPQFKVKATYMRGGTSKGTFFNIADLPKEAQEDGRKRDKLLQRIVGSPDIYKKQMDGMGGASSSTSKAILVGKSDVPNHDVDYYFCQVAIDKDFVDMSGNCGNLSSAVGPFAIHEGLVDNVPENGVCCVRIWQANIKKTILCYVTMENGMVKEMGDYEIDGVAFPAEEIKLEFVEPVDPSEELFPTGNLVDDLEVEGVGTFKATMITAGIPTVFVNADEIGYKGTELQGDINSDTEALERFEKIRIAGALKMGVMQSAEDALTQQHTPKIAFVSGAQDFITSSGKEVKADEMDLHVRALSMQQLHHAMMGTASVAIGVAACIPGTLVNLAAGGGEKDTVTFGHPSGAIKVGASLSQKDGKYIVEKASMSRSARIIMDGNVHVPAGTMDV, encoded by the coding sequence ATGAGTTATCAACCACAATTTAAAGTAAAAGCAACATATATGAGAGGTGGTACTTCAAAGGGTACTTTCTTTAATATTGCAGACCTTCCAAAAGAAGCACAAGAAGATGGAAGAAAAAGAGATAAATTACTTCAAAGAATTGTAGGTTCTCCTGACATTTATAAAAAGCAAATGGACGGTATGGGTGGAGCTTCTTCATCTACTTCTAAAGCTATTTTAGTTGGTAAATCTGATGTTCCAAATCATGATGTAGATTACTACTTCTGCCAAGTTGCAATTGATAAAGACTTTGTAGATATGAGTGGAAACTGTGGAAACTTATCATCTGCTGTTGGTCCTTTTGCTATTCATGAAGGATTAGTTGATAATGTACCTGAAAATGGTGTTTGTTGTGTAAGAATTTGGCAAGCAAATATCAAAAAAACTATTCTATGTTATGTAACAATGGAAAATGGAATGGTTAAAGAGATGGGAGATTATGAGATTGATGGTGTTGCTTTCCCTGCTGAAGAAATCAAATTAGAGTTTGTTGAGCCAGTTGACCCATCTGAAGAACTGTTCCCTACTGGAAATTTAGTAGATGATTTAGAAGTTGAAGGTGTTGGTACATTTAAGGCAACTATGATTACTGCTGGTATTCCAACTGTATTTGTAAATGCTGATGAAATTGGATACAAAGGAACTGAACTTCAAGGTGATATTAACTCTGATACTGAAGCTTTAGAGAGATTTGAAAAAATCAGAATTGCGGGTGCTCTTAAAATGGGTGTTATGCAAAGTGCCGAGGATGCCTTAACTCAACAACACACACCAAAAATTGCATTTGTATCTGGCGCACAAGACTTTATAACTTCTTCTGGTAAAGAAGTAAAAGCAGATGAAATGGATTTACATGTAAGAGCTTTATCTATGCAACAACTACACCATGCGATGATGGGAACTGCTTCAGTTGCTATTGGTGTTGCTGCTTGTATTCCAGGGACATTAGTTAACCTTGCTGCTGGTGGAGGAGAGAAAGATACAGTTACTTTCGGTCATCCATCAGGGGCAATCAAGGTTGGAGCATCTTTATCACAGAAAGATGGAAAATATATTGTAGAAAAAGCTAGTATGAGTAGAAGTGCAAGAATCATCATGGATGGTAATGTTCACGTACCTGCTGGCACTATGGACGTTTAA